A region of the Acidobacteriota bacterium genome:
TATCGCCGGTATCACCGGGATATGGCTCAGCGGCGGGGCTGGGAGGATCGCGGTATCGACCCGCTGGACTATTACCGCACCTTCATCGAGGGCTATGAGGATTTCGGCTACGAGCTACAGGTTCGCCTGCAACGGCGGCTGGTGGCGGTGGCGCTCTTCGATCAGGTGCCGGACGGCCTGTCGGCGGTGTATTGCTTCTACGACCCCCGGCGCCGGGAACGCGGCCTGGGAGTCTACGCCATCCTGCAGCAGATCGAGCGGGCTCGGAGACTGAACCTGGCCTGGGTCTATCTGGGCTATTTCGTCGCCGGCAATCGCAGCATGGCCTACAAGGCCCGCTACCGTCCCCACGAGCTCCTGGACGAGCGCCGGGACGGCGGCATCCCGCGCTGGCGGCCGGGGCAACAGCTGCTCCGCGACGAGTGACGCCTGCCACGGGCTGCCCTGAAAGTCCCACTCCCGAATGCTAGTTGGGCTCGGACCCCAACGACCTTGATCCAGCCGGTAGGGGCGACCCTCGTGGTCGCCCGGGGCGAGGTTCCATGAACAGCGAGGGCAGGCACAAGACCTGCCCCTACCCCCGTCGGCTGTCAGGACTTCTTTTCATCCTCGTGGGTGATTCAGAGAAGCATCCCCGACTACTAGGACTCTTCCTTGCGGCGCCGCTCCAGAAGCTCGTTGAAGAGGCTTTCCTCCCCCTCCCCTCCCAGGGCTTTGAGGGGATCGTTGGGCATCGGTACCACCCGGATCACTTTGCCGTCGTCGAGCCAGATCAGCTGATCACCGGGTTCGATGTTGTGGCGGCGGCGGATGGCTGCCGGGATCACGGTTTGGCCGCGGGATCCCACGGCGGATTCGGCGCTTTTGCTTCTCGCGGTCATGCTCGGTCGTTCTCCTCAATGCGCTCGGTTCGCGGGGGGACGCGGGTTTCGCCGGGCCTGCTCGGCCCCGCTCGTTTGGTACTTGGCCCCTCACCTCTCCGTAGGAAGTGAGACAGTCCAAAACACTGATCCAGCGATTGCGGCTCGCACAGTGTAACCTGTTTGTCGCCGTGGGGCTTGCCCGATGCGAGCCCGTCGCGTAGGGGGCCAAGAATTGATCGAAACACGACAGTTGAGCCGGAGCTTCGGGGCTCTGGAGGCGGTGCGGGGGATGGACCTGAAGGTCGAACCCGGGGAGCTTTTCTGCTTCCTCGGCCCCAACGGCGCCGGCAAGACCACCACCATCAAGATGATCGTCGGGCTCC
Encoded here:
- a CDS encoding arginyltransferase, whose product is MKGGDSGAGGPRSEAAEGEEQGPRALREFQGDEETCVYLPEQRARMRYRYIEGCPPSLYQEMLEQGWRRFGRMFFRPACALCQECRSLRVAVADFHPSRSMRRNLRENRDLEVRISRPAMSSEHLTLYRRYHRDMAQRRGWEDRGIDPLDYYRTFIEGYEDFGYELQVRLQRRLVAVALFDQVPDGLSAVYCFYDPRRRERGLGVYAILQQIERARRLNLAWVYLGYFVAGNRSMAYKARYRPHELLDERRDGGIPRWRPGQQLLRDE
- a CDS encoding AbrB/MazE/SpoVT family DNA-binding domain-containing protein, which produces MTARSKSAESAVGSRGQTVIPAAIRRRHNIEPGDQLIWLDDGKVIRVVPMPNDPLKALGGEGEESLFNELLERRRKEES